Below is a window of Clostridiales bacterium DNA.
CGGTTCGGTCCGCCTGCGGGACGGAAGGATCGCGGAGGTCGGGAAGGACCTGCGCGCGGAAGCCGGGGAACGTGAGACTGACCTGGGCGGGGACTTCCTGCTGCCGGGATTTGTGGACGTGCATATCCACGCGTTCGGCGGAAGGGACACCATGGAGGGCGAGGACGCGGTGCGGGCGATGAGCCGGGAACTGCGGAAGCTGGGTGTCGCGGCATTCTGCCCGACCACCATGAGCGCGGGCCCGGAGGACACAAAGAACGCCGTCGCGGGCATCCGCGCGGTGATGGAGAAGCCGGAGAAGGACGGAGCCCTGGTCCTCGGCGCGCACATGGAGGCGCCTTTCCTGCAGGAGAGCAAGGCCGGCGCCCAGCGGAAGGAATTCTTCCTCAATCCTTCATTTGAAAGACTGGAAGAAATGACCGGGGGAGATCCCGGAATCGTGAGGCTGATCACCATGGCCCCGGAAAAGGACGGCAGCGAGGCATTCATCCGCCGCGCAGCGGAGGCCGGGATCCATGTGTCCATCGGCCATACGGCGGCCACGGCGGAGGAGACCCACCGGGCGGCGGAATGGGGCGCGGACCATGTGACCCATACGTTCAACGCGCAGACGCCGCTGACGCACCGGGCGCCGGGAGTCCCCGGCGCGGCGCTGACGGATGACCGGCTGTACTGCGAAATGATCTGCGACGGAATCCACCTCCACCGGGACACCGTGCGCCTGCTGGCAAAGTGCAAGGGACCGGAGCGGGCGGTGGCAATCACCGACGCGATGGAAGCTGCCGGCCTGCCGGACGGGGAGTACGCCCTGGGCGGGCAGAAGGTGTTCGTGAAGGACGGGGCCGCCCGGCTGGCGGA
It encodes the following:
- the nagA gene encoding N-acetylglucosamine-6-phosphate deacetylase, with the protein product MLIRNARLYIGNDFENGSVRLRDGRIAEVGKDLRAEAGERETDLGGDFLLPGFVDVHIHAFGGRDTMEGEDAVRAMSRELRKLGVAAFCPTTMSAGPEDTKNAVAGIRAVMEKPEKDGALVLGAHMEAPFLQESKAGAQRKEFFLNPSFERLEEMTGGDPGIVRLITMAPEKDGSEAFIRRAAEAGIHVSIGHTAATAEETHRAAEWGADHVTHTFNAQTPLTHRAPGVPGAALTDDRLYCEMICDGIHLHRDTVRLLAKCKGPERAVAITDAMEAAGLPDGEYALGGQKVFVKDGAARLADGTLAGSVLTMPQALENLIHRFGIRPEDACAMCTCTPADSIGEKRTGRITAGAPAVLTRWSPDWHMAGVITGDAE